A single region of the Phycisphaerae bacterium RAS1 genome encodes:
- a CDS encoding ABC-2 family transporter protein, producing MMRTWAIARLTFFEGIRMKIVLVFLLVLVFIVLRLPFALKGDETLSGRLQTFLAYSLGSVSMLLGLATVFLSCSTLSNEIKNFSIHMVVTKPVARFQILLGKWLGVTLLNVMMLAMSGATIYGFARFIREQPVQFERDRINLRDVVWSARAVALPVVPQKEIADDARRDVDEKMRQGRVDRAGEDAALAEAVRERLGQWLRVPPGEVRTFRFENLTPPENDDAAIQVRFDVRGIPLPLDELVVAEWTFLDVDTEQMLAPPFRSNERSGNRHQFLVRGNRVIKNGKALLAIANPDPATSITFENEKSLEILYRVGSFEGNLVKALLLTFFALTFLSGVGLFFSVFVSFPVACLCTLAAYLIGMAWPFWFEAIGGNIKAQYWTPSMDPYGQFGPAVRLVMVPFLKLFPDFVKYDGAAPLVDGAYISADLLADCGLRTLVLAAVLLLLVGWFIFRRREIAQVTV from the coding sequence ATGATGCGCACCTGGGCCATCGCCCGGCTGACTTTTTTCGAAGGCATCCGCATGAAGATCGTGCTGGTCTTCCTGCTGGTGCTGGTGTTCATCGTCCTGCGGCTGCCGTTCGCCTTGAAGGGCGACGAGACGCTTTCCGGCCGCCTGCAGACCTTCCTGGCGTATTCGCTGGGCTCGGTCAGCATGCTGCTGGGGCTGGCGACCGTTTTCCTCTCTTGCTCGACGCTCAGCAACGAAATCAAGAACTTCTCGATTCACATGGTCGTGACCAAGCCGGTGGCTCGTTTTCAGATTCTGCTGGGCAAGTGGCTGGGCGTGACCCTGCTGAACGTGATGATGCTGGCGATGTCCGGCGCCACGATCTACGGCTTCGCGCGTTTCATTCGCGAGCAGCCGGTGCAGTTCGAGCGCGACCGCATCAACCTGCGCGACGTCGTCTGGTCGGCCCGGGCGGTGGCGCTGCCGGTCGTGCCGCAGAAGGAAATCGCCGACGACGCCCGCCGCGACGTGGATGAGAAAATGCGGCAGGGCCGGGTGGACAGGGCCGGCGAGGATGCAGCGCTGGCGGAGGCGGTGCGCGAGCGGCTCGGCCAATGGTTGCGCGTTCCACCGGGCGAGGTGCGCACCTTCCGCTTCGAGAACCTGACGCCGCCCGAGAATGACGACGCGGCCATCCAGGTGCGCTTTGACGTGCGCGGCATTCCGCTGCCGCTCGACGAGCTGGTCGTGGCCGAGTGGACCTTTCTGGACGTCGACACGGAGCAGATGCTCGCGCCGCCCTTCCGCTCCAACGAGCGCAGCGGAAACCGCCACCAGTTCCTGGTGCGCGGCAACCGCGTGATCAAGAACGGAAAGGCCCTGCTCGCGATCGCCAATCCCGACCCGGCCACCAGCATCACGTTTGAGAACGAAAAGTCGCTCGAAATCCTCTACCGCGTCGGTTCGTTCGAGGGCAACCTGGTCAAGGCGCTGCTGCTGACTTTCTTCGCGCTCACGTTTCTCAGCGGCGTCGGGCTGTTCTTCAGCGTGTTCGTCTCCTTTCCGGTCGCCTGTCTGTGCACGTTGGCCGCCTACCTGATCGGCATGGCCTGGCCCTTCTGGTTCGAGGCCATCGGTGGAAACATCAAGGCTCAGTACTGGACGCCGAGCATGGACCCCTACGGCCAGTTCGGGCCGGCGGTGCGTCTGGTGATGGTCCCGTTTCTGAAGCTCTTCCCCGACTTCGTGAAATACGACGGCGCCGCGCCGCTGGTTGACGGCGCCTACATCTCGGCTGACCTGCTGGCAGACTGCGGGCTGC
- a CDS encoding SPFH domain / Band 7 family protein: MSINSTPRPQRPLTAPRPVDQAQESLVSALKASFNVLRLILLLLLIAYVGSGVFRVQPGEQGLIVRFGELLTNTDARSPHHGTPLFDPGWQWALPDPLDEKIRLSGKLQQVQIDTFLFKRNPDDLTKSLRDISTLTQQLKPGVDGAMLTGDKNLAHGLWTVEYHVVDGARFVQNVGETPEAVAPLIRNLAETSVLQEVASRRFVDVTRGELAAVSAAVQSRLQKELDKLDAGVTVDKVSAETIAPIPVRDAYTRLSLEENNKKREEDLARQQAAEILNKAAGPQHVQLLEKIRAYGAMQTTGSADLARQEGLRTEIETMLESAGGQVAERLRAARAEANEERTRVQREYEEFVNFRDQWRESGNITTLGLWNAMLRNVLGSPLNELFYIPASGPVDIVINRDPERQLDIQKTSISRPPGS, from the coding sequence ATGTCGATAAATTCAACCCCGCGCCCGCAGCGCCCGCTGACCGCTCCGCGGCCGGTGGACCAGGCCCAGGAATCGCTGGTCAGCGCCCTGAAGGCCTCGTTCAACGTCCTGCGCCTGATCCTGCTGCTGCTGCTCATCGCCTACGTGGGCTCGGGCGTGTTCCGCGTTCAGCCCGGTGAACAGGGATTGATCGTTCGCTTCGGAGAGCTGCTGACCAACACAGACGCCCGCAGCCCGCACCACGGAACGCCCCTGTTCGATCCCGGCTGGCAATGGGCCTTGCCCGATCCGCTGGATGAGAAAATCCGCCTGTCCGGCAAGCTGCAACAGGTCCAGATCGACACCTTCCTGTTCAAACGCAATCCGGACGACCTGACCAAGAGCCTGCGCGACATCTCCACGCTCACCCAGCAACTAAAGCCCGGCGTCGACGGCGCCATGCTCACCGGCGACAAGAACCTCGCCCACGGACTGTGGACGGTTGAGTACCACGTCGTGGACGGGGCGCGCTTCGTCCAGAACGTCGGCGAAACGCCCGAAGCCGTCGCCCCCCTGATTCGCAATCTGGCGGAGACGTCCGTGCTGCAGGAAGTCGCGTCGCGGCGATTCGTGGACGTGACCCGCGGCGAGCTGGCCGCTGTCTCCGCCGCGGTCCAGTCACGGCTCCAGAAGGAGCTCGACAAGCTCGACGCCGGCGTCACGGTCGACAAAGTCAGCGCAGAGACCATCGCTCCCATCCCGGTCCGCGACGCCTACACACGCCTTTCGCTAGAAGAAAACAACAAGAAGCGCGAGGAAGACCTCGCCCGCCAGCAGGCGGCCGAGATCCTCAACAAGGCCGCCGGCCCGCAACACGTGCAACTGCTCGAGAAAATCCGCGCCTACGGCGCCATGCAGACCACCGGCTCCGCCGACCTGGCCCGGCAGGAGGGCTTGCGAACCGAAATTGAGACCATGCTCGAATCCGCCGGCGGCCAGGTGGCCGAACGGCTGCGGGCCGCGCGGGCCGAGGCCAACGAAGAGCGCACCCGCGTGCAGCGCGAGTACGAGGAATTCGTGAACTTCCGCGACCAGTGGCGCGAGAGCGGCAATATCACTACGCTGGGCCTGTGGAACGCGATGCTGCGCAACGTGCTGGGCAGCCCGCTCAACGAACTCTTTTACATCCCGGCCAGCGGCCCGGTGGACATCGTCATCAACCGCGACCCGGAGCGCCAGCTCGATATCCAGAAGACATCCATCTCGCGCCCGCCGGGAAGTTGA
- the yxlF_4 gene encoding putative ABC transporter ATP-binding protein YxlF yields the protein MTQSSVISAVGLTKVFRDFWQRARVRAVSNVDLEVVPGEIYGLLGPNGSGKSTTIKMILGLLYPTRGRVSIFGKPADDVAIKSRIGYLPEESYLYRFLNARETLNYYGQLFQIRRSERTRRIEELLEMVGLRSAARRPVGEYSKGMQRRIGLAQALINDPDLLILDEPTSGLDPIGSKLVKDIIVRLGQAFKKTILLSSHLLADVEEVCSRVTILYGGTIQVGGTMEEVLKRQDMVQITCDRLSDETIRELQAVVQKREGKSLSVAVPRDRLESLFLRIVQEAHTKKVETAGSAQAGEIAGFLGQPDQARMLLESLTKPEPVRPAANAAAAAQKPAADAAVLGELTGQRPKPAEKTPAPAPPADVDRALLDDLAGPQERKP from the coding sequence ATGACCCAGTCCTCCGTCATCTCCGCCGTCGGCCTCACCAAGGTCTTCCGCGACTTCTGGCAACGCGCCCGCGTCCGCGCCGTCAGCAACGTCGATCTCGAGGTCGTCCCCGGCGAAATCTACGGACTGCTCGGCCCCAACGGCTCCGGCAAGAGCACGACCATCAAGATGATCCTGGGGCTGCTCTACCCGACTCGCGGCCGCGTCTCGATCTTCGGCAAGCCGGCCGACGACGTCGCGATCAAATCCCGCATCGGCTATCTGCCCGAAGAGTCTTACCTGTACCGCTTCCTCAACGCCCGTGAAACGCTCAACTACTACGGCCAGCTCTTCCAGATTCGCCGCAGCGAGCGCACGCGGCGGATCGAAGAATTACTCGAAATGGTCGGACTGCGCTCCGCCGCCCGCCGGCCCGTCGGCGAATACTCCAAAGGCATGCAGCGCCGCATCGGCCTGGCGCAGGCGCTGATCAACGACCCCGACCTGCTGATTCTCGACGAGCCGACCAGCGGCCTCGACCCGATCGGCTCAAAACTCGTCAAGGACATCATCGTCCGCCTCGGCCAGGCCTTCAAAAAGACCATCCTGCTTTCGAGCCACCTGCTGGCCGACGTCGAGGAAGTGTGCAGCCGCGTCACGATCCTCTACGGCGGCACGATCCAGGTCGGCGGAACGATGGAAGAGGTGCTCAAGCGGCAGGACATGGTGCAGATCACCTGCGATCGGCTCTCGGACGAGACCATCCGCGAACTTCAGGCGGTCGTGCAGAAGCGCGAGGGAAAGTCGCTCAGCGTCGCTGTCCCGCGCGACCGCCTCGAATCCCTCTTCCTGCGCATCGTCCAGGAAGCGCATACCAAGAAAGTCGAAACCGCCGGCAGCGCCCAGGCGGGCGAAATCGCCGGATTCCTCGGCCAGCCCGACCAGGCCCGCATGCTGCTCGAATCTCTGACGAAACCTGAGCCGGTCCGTCCGGCCGCAAACGCCGCCGCCGCCGCCCAGAAGCCAGCGGCCGATGCGGCCGTGCTGGGCGAGCTGACCGGCCAGCGGCCCAAGCCGGCGGAAAAAACGCCCGCGCCGGCGCCGCCCGCCGATGTCGACCGCGCCCTGCTCGATGACCTGGCCGGCCCGCAGGAGCGAAAGCCCTGA